CCCGCTGCTGATCGCCATCGGCGAACGCCAGAAAGCCCTGGCCGAAGAGATCCTGGCCAGCTGGAACAGCACCGACGGCATGCTGGCGCAGATGACCAAGTTCCCGAACCAGCGCTATGCCGATTCCCACGAAGCCATCGCTGACCTGCTGCGCGTGCAAGTGACCGCCCTGGATACCCTGAAGAAAAAACTCGGCACGCCGATGGGCCGCCAGACCAAGGGCATCCCGCAACCGTTCCAGGCCGACGCGTGGCGCAGCCAGTCGTCCCTGCAGAGCCTCGAAGCGAGCCTCGCGGCAGCGCAGACGGTTTGGGTGGGCGTGGACAACAAAGGCCTGCGCGGCCTGCTGCCGGCCGATCAGAAAGCCTTGGCCGAGAAGATCGACGCTGCGTACGCCGCGTCACTCAAACTGTTCGCCAGCAACCAGCGCTCCCTCAACGAACTGTTGAACGATGACGCCGGGCGCCAGCAACTCAACGATCTCTACGACAGCCTCAACGTGGTTCATCGCCTGCATGAAGGCGAGCTGGCCAAGGCGCTGGGAATCCAACTGGGCTTCAACGCCAACGACGGTGACTGATGATGCTCAGGCGACAGGCTTTGGCGATTGGCAGCGCACTGCTCAGCGCACTCACGCTGGGTGGCTGGACGCTGTTCAAAGGTAACGGCGCTTCACACAGCAAACATGGCCCGTTGCTGCTGTCGGCGCGCGATGATGCCGACGGCAAGCACTACGCCGTAGGTTATCGCCTGGACGGCAAGCAGGTGTTCGCCACCCAGGTGGGCCAGCGCTGCCACGACATCATCAACCATCCGACGCTGCCGATTGCGCTGTTCGTCGCCCGTCGCCCGGGCACCGAGAGTTACCTGGTCGACCTGCGTGACGGCACGTTGCTGCAAACCATTACGTCCAATGCCAACCGCCACTTTTATGGACACGCCGTGATCCACAAAGACGGTGAATGGCTGTACGCCACCGAGAACGACACGTCCGACCCCGGCCGTGGTTTGCTCGGGGTGTACCGGTTCGAAGGCGAGCGGCTGGTGCACAGCGGGGAACTCTCGACCCACGGTATCGGCCCGCATCAGGTGTCATGGATGCCCGATGGCGAAACCCTGGTGGTGGCCAACGGCGGCATTCGCACCGAAGCCGAAAGCCGCGTGGAGATGAACCTCAACGCGATGGAACCGAGCCTGGTGCTGATGCACCGCGACGGCCGCCTGATCAGCAAGGAAACCCTGGGCCAGCAGATGAACAGCGTGCGCCATATGGGGATCGTCAGCGATGGCACCATCCTCACCGGACAGCAGTTCATGGGGCCGTCCCAGGAGCGTTCCGAATTGCTCGCGATCAAGCGGCCGGGTCAACCGTTCGTGGCGTTTCCCGTGGCTGATGAGCAATTACAGGCGATGGGGCACTACACTGCCAGCGTCGCGGTGCACAGTGAGCTGCGGCTGGTGGCGCTGACGGCGCCGCGTGGCAATCGGTTCTTTATCTGGGACATGGACAGCGGCGAGCTGCGCCTGGATGGGCCATTGCCCGACTGTGCCGGTGTGGGTGCGGTGGCGGATGGCTTCGTTGTGACGTCAGGCCAGGGACGTTGCCGATTCTATGATTGCCGCCAGGAAAAACTGCTCGCGCAACCGCTGGAATTGCCGGCAGGGTTTTGGGATAACCACCTGCACCTGATCTGATTCACGATCACCCAGGCAAAAAAAAGGGCCTCGCATCGCAAGGCCCTTTCCGGGGGGTTCAATCGTTTCAACTCTGCGGCCTCATCGCCTGAGACATCCCGAACATGAATAACAGCAATTCATGATCGGGCTTGGCGGGCACACTGGCCTTGGCGACACGTGGCAGCAGGCATTGCCCACCGCCTTGCACCGCACTGAGTACCTGCGTGCGAGGCTGCTCCCAGGCGGCCAGGGCGAGGGCTGCAACGCCCAACGCCCCGACCAGGAACAAACCTCGTGCTATTTCTAGCTTCATCTGGTTAAACCCTTGATAGCGCTGCCAAACGCCGTCTCATAAAAGTAGCTGAGTTTCTTCCAGTCGGTATCGTTCCACGACGAATGGCGGCGCAATTGCAGCATGTCATGGGAGGCGGCCCGATAAGCGGTCAAACGCTGGCGGCATTTTTCAAAGTCCAGCAGTGCCACTTCCACCTTCACCGCATCGCCCTCGCCGGTGACCCTTATGAAGATATGCTTGATGTACAGGCAACCATGTTGCCAGCGCCCTTTGTGCATGCGCGCCAGGGTGCCGGCCAGTTCCTCGAGCAGGCGCTCGTGCACCACCTCGCCGTATTGCTCACGGCCGCCAGCGGCGTACCAGTTTTCGATCTCGTCGAAACCGTCCAGCGAAGCGGTGACCAGCAAGGCCTTCCACTGATGCTCGGGGTCGCGTCGCGCCTCGCAGAACACCAGCTCCGGCACTCGCACATCCAGCAAGCGCAGGCCCTTGAGGGCATCGCGCTCACGCAGCACGGTCGGACGTCCAAACGGATGCAACCAACTGCGGTAGATGTGGCCGGTCTGGCGTTTGCAATAGAGCAAGCGTCCATTGGGGCTGACCACCCGCTGTACGCCACTCTCACCGCCACGTCGACGATTGGGCTCTTCTACCCATTCACCCTGCTGGCGCCAGAAAAAATCAAATCGTTCTTCGGGAGCTACATGACTGCCTACTACGCACTCAACTGCCATCCTGTTACCTCTTACGCAATACATAAACTCGCCACATGGCGTAGAGCGGCATGAAGTCCAGGGATTCCTGAACTCGGAAACCGGCCTGCTCGAATTCTGCCTCGACAGTAGCAGCCGGTAACACAAACCGGTTTTGGTAACCTTCTTGCTCACCTTTGTTACGACGACGCACTTCGGCGCGCTTGCGCTTCCAAGCCTTGAAATTGCCATCCACCCACAGCGAGATAATCACGCTGTCGCGGGTAACACGCTGAAACTCCCGCAGTATTGTCATTCTGTGCGCAGGGTCACCAATGTGGTGCATCAGGCGCATGCAGAAAATACTGTCGACCGAGTTATCTGGCAAATCGATATCAAAGGCAGATGTCTGCAAAGGGCGTACCCGTTTCACCACGTCAGCCGGTTGGGCCACCGTCGCCACCTTCAACATCGACTCCGAATTGTCGGCACCGATAATCACGCGGTTGGGTTTCTCGGCCAGCAATGGCCAGAACCGACCGGCGCCACACGGCAAGTCCAGCACCAGGCCCGGCTCACCGGCCAAGGCCAGCGCACCGCGCGCCAGTTGCTCGTCGCGCTTGTGGGACAACCGGCGAGCCAGATTGTCCTGATGCTTGAGCAAATATTGCTGCGCGTGTTGATCGTCGTACTTTTCTGAGAATTCCAACTTGATCGGGGAAGGCATCTTATGTCTCCGGTAACTGATGCCTACAACCCTAAGCAGCGAACTGTGATCAACAAGTCAACTCGTTGTGAAAAAGTTGTCCTGTCCAATTGCATACATTTCAAGACTTTACAGAAACATTCAGTAGCATCGGGCCATCTTCGCTGAAAAGACGCCATCGTGCAGCAGCAAATTGATAGACCGAACGGTCAGGTTTTGACTGGGTTCAATTCGACATGAAAACGGCAGCCGTTGGGCTCCATGGTGCTAAGGGTCACGCTCCAGCCCTGGCTCTCACAGATACGTTGCACCAGCGACAAGCCCAGCCCAAGGCCATCACCGCGCTTCTCGCTGCCGCGTACAAACGGCTCGAACATCGCTTCACGCTTGTCTTCGGGAATGCCCACACCGGAGTCCTCCACCACGAAACCGCTCGGCTCCAGGGTGAGGCGAATAAAGCCTTGCTCGGTGTAATGCAGTGCATTGCGCAACAGGTTGCCCATCACGGCATGCAGGAACGTGGTGTTGTAGCGTGTGTCCAGCGGGCTGCCTGGGCAATAGATCAGCTCCAGGCCTTTTTGCTCGATGGGCCCACGCCAGATCCCGAGCAGATCCTCGGCGACCTGTGTCAGGTTGACCTGGGCCAACATGGCGGCATCTTCATGCTTGGCGCGGGCCAGCATCAGGAAGGTCTGCACCAGTTCGCGCATTTCTTCACAGGCGCGAGCGATGCGCTGGACCTGGTTGCGACCTCGCTGATCGATGGCGGGGTTCTCCAGCAGCAGCTCGCAGGAGCTGGCCAGTACCATCAAGGGTGTACGCAGCTCATGGCTCACATCGCTGGTGAACAACTGTTCGCGCGACAGCGCCTGACGCAAGCGACCCAGCGTGGCATCGAATGCCACCGCCAACTCACCCACTTCGTCGGCCGCATAATCCGGCGCCAGAGGCGGGGCAAGTCCCAGCAGTTGGTCGCGATGGCGCACCTGGCGAGCCAGCCGCACGACCGGCGCCATCACTTTGCGCGCCAGCACCCAGCCGAGAAACACCGCCAGCGCCAGGCTGAGCACGAAGCCCACCAACACCACGGCAAACAGGACGCGCTCGCGCTCTTCGAAATCGCTCTGGTCCTGCAGCAGCACATAGCGCCGGCCATCGATCACTTCGACCATGGCGTGGTACGACAGCGACTCGCGAAACACTTCATGAAAGCCTGGCTCCAGATGGCGCAAATCCTTGGGCAGTTCGAAATCGCCGGGGCCGCCGCTGAAATAGAACAACTGGTCGGGCTCGGGCCGGTGTCGCCAGTCTTCCATGCTGTCCATCAACAGCAGGCGTTGCAGGTCGCCGCCCAGGCCCGCCGAAATCAGCTTCTCTTCCACCAGGTGCACCGTGGCGACGATGCCCATGGCGAAGGCGCCTGCCACCAACGCGCTCATCAACGCAAAGGCGATGATGATCCGCTGGGCAAGGCTTTGCTTAAACTCCATCACGGCCCTCGGCCAGGCGATAACCCACACCGTGCACCGTTTGCAGCAGCGGCTTGGCGAAGGGCTTGTCGATCACTTGGCGCAACTGGTGAACGTGGCTGCGCAGGCTGTCGCTGTCCGGGCAATCATCGCCCCACAAGGCTTCTTCGAGGATTTCCCGGCGCAATACGTGCGGGCTCTTCTGCATCAGCACCGCCAGCAGTTTCAGGCCGACCGGGTTGAGTTTGAGCAGGCGCCCTTCGCGCGTGACCTCCAGGGTATCAAGGTCGTAGCTCAGGTCGCCGACTTGCAAGGCACGGCGCCCGCCACCTTGGGCACGGCGCAGCACCGCTTCGATACGCGCGGCCAGTTCGGACAAGGCGAATGGCTTGAGCAGGTAGTCATCGGCTCCGGACTTGAAGCCCTGCAGCCGGTCGTCCAACTGGTCACGGGCGGTGAGCATGATCACCGGCGTGTCGCGGCGTGCATCTTCGCGCAGGCGCTTGCACAGGGTGTAGCCATCGATGCCCGGCAGCATGATGTCGAGCACGATCAAGTCGTAATGCTCGGTGGCGGCCAGGTGCAGGCCTGACAGACCGTCCTGCGCGCAGTCCACTGTGTAGCCTTTTAGCCCCAGGTAATCGGCCAAGTTGGCCAGAATATCGCGGTTGTCTTCAACCAATAAAATTCGCATGGGCAGTGTCTCCGTACGCGGTAACGGCCGTGTTGGCTCGCGCAGCTTAAGGCCAAGTGTCGCTCAGGGATAGACCTGCAAGGCCCGTCGATAAAGGTTTTCAACCGATTATTGAACTAAACGAGTTTTTCACTATAGCTTCACAAACTGACTACAGTGTCAGCGTGAAGATCGCCCCCATTGATAAAAGGAAATTGGACATGGGTTTTCCCAAAACCGCGCCTATGCGCTATCTGCTGCTGATAACCGGCGCCTGGCTGGTTATTTTCCTGCTCACCCGTAGCGTACTGCTCATCACGCATTTGGATGAAGTCAGCGGCAACCTGCTGCCGGTATTCGGCGTGGGTTTGCTCTACGACCTCGGCTTCCTGGCCTATGCGGCGCTGCCGCTGGGGCTGTATCTGCTGCTGTGCCCGCCTGCGCTGTGGCGCCGCCGCGGGCATCGCTGGTTCCTGCAAGCGCTGCTCACGGTGAGCCTGTTCGCGATGCTGTTCACGTCGGTGGCCGAATGGCTGTTCTGGGATGAGTTCGGCGTGCGCTTCAACTTTATCGCCGTTGATTACCTGGTGTACTCCGACGAGGTCATGAACAACCTGCTGGAGTCCTATCCGATCGGCAAGCTGCTCAGCCTGCTGGCGATGCTGGCACTGATTCTCAGCGTGGCCCTGCGCAAGCCTTTCAACGCCGCGATGGCCGCGCCCCTGCCGGCGCTGCGTGGCCGGTTGGTGAATGCCCTGGCCTTGCTGGTGGTCGCCGGCCTCAGTCTGCAATTGATCAGCCAGGACAGCCCGCGCACCCAAGGTGGCAACGCCTACAACAACGAACTGGCCAGCAATGGCCCCTATCAGTTCTTTGCCGCGTTCCGTAACAATGAACTGGATTACACGCAGTTCTATAAAAGCCTGCCAACCGATGTGGTCGCCAAGCAATTGCGCGCCGAACTCAGCGAACCTAACGCCCGTTTCATCGACCAAGACCCGCTGGACATCCGCCGCGCCATCACCAACCCCGGCACGCTGCGCAAACCCAATATCGTGCTGGTCACCATCGAGAGCTTCAGCGCGAAATACATGGGCAGCAATGGCGACGAGCGCAACCTCACGCCCAACCTCGATGCGCTGCGCAAACAGAGCCTGTTCTTCAATAACTTCTATGCCACCGGTACGCGTACCGACCGTGGACTGGAAGCTATCACTTTGGCGATTCCTCCTACGCCTGGGCGCTCTATCGTCAAGCGCATCGGCCGCGAAAGCGGTTTCGCCAGCCTGGGGCAGCAGCTCTCCGCGATTGGCTACGACAGCGTGTTCGTCTACGGCGGGCGCGGTTACTTCGACAACATGAACGCGTTTTTCAGCGGCAATGGCTACCGCGTCGTCGACCAGAGCAGCGTGCCCGAAGCGGAAATCTCGTTCAAAAATGCCTGGGGCATGGCCGACGAGGACCTCTACAAACAAACCCTGAAATTGGCCGACGCCGACTACGCCAAGCAACAGCCGTTCCTGCTGCAGTTGATGACCACCTCCAACCACCGCCCCTACACCTACCCGGACGGGCGCATCGATATCAAATCCGGCAAGGGCCGCGACGGCGCGGTGAAATACACCGACTACGCCATCGGCCAGTTCCTCGACGCCGCGCGGCAGAAGCCCTGGTTCGATAACACGATCTTCGTGTTCGTCGCCGACCACACCGCCGGCAGCGCAGGCAAGGAAGACCTGCCGATCACCAACTACCAGATTCCGCTGTTTATCTATGCACCGAAGCTGATCGATGCGCGGGAAAACGCGCAACTGGCCAGCCAGATCGACCTGGCGCCCACGCTGCTGGGCCTGATAAACCTGAGCTACGAATCGACGTTCTTCGGCCGCAACCTGTTGCAGGACAATCCGCTGCCACCGCGGGTGGTGGTCGGCAACTACCAGCACCTGGGCCTGTTTGACGGGACCAACCTGGCGATCCTCAGCCCGCGCAAAGGCCTGCGTCGCCATGACCAGGCGCTGGGTGACAGCCAGGAACTGCGTGTCGGCAGCGATGACCCGTTGATCCAACGGGCGATCACCTATTACCAGGCCGCCAGCTATGGCTACAAACAACAACTGCTGAGTTGGAGAGCCCCCAAGGAAGAGGCCCCGGTCTTGAGCACACGCTAATCGGAAAGTCCCGTACAGGTGAGTACGGGACTTTTCTTGCCAAGGTTCGTCATGAATCCCCCCGCCTCTATTCCCGTTTCAAAACCGCTGAATTTCTGGCTGTGCCTGGGCCTGCCCACCGGCGCAGCACTGGCCTTGCTGCTGCTGCAGCTGACCTCGCTGGACATGGACCTGGCCAAGCGTTTCTACGACCCCGAGCAGGGCGGTTTCATCGGCCGCTACAGCTTCTTTCTCGAAGACATCCTGCATGATCGCGCCAAGCAACTGGTGATCCTGTTCTCGGTACTGGCGATTCTCGGGCTGGTCGGCAGCTTCATCCTGCAGCGACTCAAGCCTTATCGCCGCGAGCTGGTGTGCCTGGTGCTTTCCCTGGGATTGGCGACGGCCTATGTAGCGCCATTGAAAACCGTCACCGCCGTGCAATGCCCGTGGAGCCTCAAGGAATTCGGCGGCCAGGAAACCTACAGCGAACTGCTTAGCCCTCGCCCGCCTACCGACAAGCCCGGGCGCTGCTGGCCCGGCGGCCATGCGGCAACCGGGTTCGCCTTGTTCGCCTGGTTCTTTGCCCTGCGCGATCGCCGGCCACGCATGGCGCGCAACGCGTTTATCTTTGCGGTGGGACTGGGCAGCGTGTTTTCCGTCAGCCGCATGCTGCAAGGCGCGCATTTTTTTTCCCACAACGTGTGGACAGCAATCTTCTGCTGGCTGATCTGCCTGGGCCTGTATTGCCTGCTGTTGTACCGGCCATCGAAGCCCGCCACGTCCCGTTGACGGCTTGCGCAACACCCATAAAAAAACCCCGCCTGCATCGCTGCAGGCGGGGTTTTTCAGTAGCCGGGTAAGGCTGGCTTACATCATGCCGCCCATGCCACCCATGCCGCCCATGTCTGGCATACCGCCGCCGCCAGCGCCTTCAGCCTTAGGCTTGTCAGCGATTGCAGCTTCGGTGGTCAGGATCAGGCCACCGATGGAGGCTGCTGCCTGCAGCGCGGAACGAGTCACCTTGGTTGGGTCCAGGATGCCCATTTCGATCATGTCGCCGTACACGCCAGTCGCAGCGTTGTAACCGTAGTTACCTTTGCCGTTCTTGACTTCGTTGACCACAACGCTTGGCTCGTCGCCGGAGTTGGCAGCGATCTGGCGCAGCGGCGCTTCAACGGCACGACGCAGTACAGCGATACCGACGTTCTGGTCAGCGTTGTCGCCGGTCAGATTGGTCAGGGCTTCCAGAGCACGGATCAACGCAACGCCACCGCCAGGTACCACGCCTTCTTCAACGGCTGCACGGGTTGCGTGCAGGGCGTCTTCAACGCGGGCCTTCTTCTCTTTCATTTCAACTTCGGAACCAGCGCCAACCTTGATCACTGCAACGCCGCCGGACAGCTTGGCCAGACGCTCTTGCAGTTTTTCACGGTCGTAGTCCGAGGAAGTCTCGGCCACCTGGGCGCGGATCTGAGCGATACGCGACTCGATGTCGCCTTCAACGCCAGCACCGTCAACGATGATGGTGTTTTCCTTGGAGATGGTCACGCGCTTGGCGCTACCCAGGTTTTCCAGGGTCGCGCTTTCCAGGCTCAGGCCGATCTCTTCGGAGATAACGGTACCGCCGGTCAATACGGCGATGTCCTGCAGCATGGCCTTGCGACGGTCACCGAAGCCCGGAGCCTTGACGGCTGCGACTTTGACGATGCCACGCATGTTGTTCACGACCAGGGTCGCCAGGGCTTCGCCTTCAACGTCTTCGGAAACGATCAGCAGTGGGCGGCCGGCTTTGGCGACGGCTTCCAGTACTGGCAGCATTTCGCGGATGTTGGAGATCTTCTTGTCGACCAGCAGGATCAGCGGGCTGTCCAGCTCGGCAACCATGGTGTCTGGCTTGTTGACGAAGTACGGGGACAGGTAGCCACGGTCGAACTGCATGCCTTCTACAACCGACAGTTCGTTTTCCAGGCCCGAGCCTTCTTCAACGGTGATCACGCCTTCTTTACCGACTTTTTCCATGGCTTCGGCAATGATGTCGCCGATGGAGCTGTCGGAGTTTGCGGAGATGGTGCCTACCTGAGCGATGGCCTTGGTGTCAGCGCATGGCTTGGACAGGTTTTTCAGCTCGGCCACGATGGCGATGGTCGCCTTGTCGATGCCGCGCTTGAGGTCCATCGGGTTCATGCCGGCAGCGACGGCTTTGTAGCCTTCGTTGACGATGGCCTGAGCCAGAACGGTAGCGGTGGTGGTGCCGTCACCGGCGTCATCGTTGGCACGGGAGGCAACGTCTTTGACCAGCTGCGCGCCCATGTTTTCGAAACGGTCTTCCAGTTCGATTTCTTTGGCTACGGAAACGCCGTCCTTGGTGATGGTCGGAGCGCCGAAGCTCTTCTCGATGATCACGTTACGACCTTTCGGGCCCAGGGTCGCTTTTACTGCGTCAGCCAGGACGTTAACACCGGTGAGCATTTTCTTGCGGGCGGAGTCGCCGAATTTAACTTCTTTAGCAGCCATGATCGATATTCCTTAAATACTTTGGAGTAAACGGGAAAATGAGCGGGGAAATCAGTCTTCCAGAACGGCGAGAATTTCGTTCTCAGCCATTACCAGCAGGTCTTCGCCGTCGATTTTCACAGTGTTGCTGCCGGAGTAAGGGCCGAAAACAACCTTGTCACCCACTTTCACGGCCAGCGCACGTACTTCACCGTTTTCCAGGGCTTTGCCTGGGCCTGCAGCGATGATCACGCCGTGGTTGGCTTTTTCAGCAGCCGAACCTGGCAGAACGATGCCGCCAGCGGTTTTCTTTTCTTCTTCGCTGCGACGGATGACGACGCGGTCGTGCAGAGGACGAAGCTTGCTCATTGTCGATCTCTCCTAATTGTGTTTTTCATCGGCCGGTATCAATTCCGGCGGGTTAAATTCCGGCGGTGCCGGTCGCGGTTCGCTGGGCGAGCCACGGAAGTCTGTCTAGTGTCACCACCAGAAACCTTGCGGTGACCGTTACATAAGGGCGCCCAGGTTTATTACAAGGGGCAGCGAATGAAATTTTTTGTGTCTGCTCAAGGGTAAATGCAACACGGCACCCGAAGGTGCCGTGCCAGTGAAGCGGTTATTTGCTGTCGCGGTGTTCGAACTCGCCTTCGATCACATCGCCTTCCCGCCCCAGGGGCTGGCGCGGGGCCGGGCCGCCACGGGGTTGCAGGTCGTCGGCGAAGGCACGCTGGCGCATGGCCGCTTCTTCGGCACGCTGGCGCATCTTGCCGGCCAGCAATTTACGGATGACCGGCAGCAGCATGACCAGGCCGACCACGTCACTGATAAAGCCCGGCAGGATCAACAAGCCACCGGCCAGGGCCATCATCAGGCCTTCGAGCATGGTCTGGGCGGGCAGTTCGCCGCGGTTCAGGCTTTCACGGGCACGCAGCGCCGTGGCCAGGCCGGCGACGCGCAGCACCAGAACGCCGAGCATCGAGCCGAGAATGATCAGCAACAGTGCCGGGAAAAAACCGATCGCACCGCTGACTTGAACGAATACGAACAGCTCCAGCACCGGGAACAAGAGAAAAAGCAGCAAAAAAGGGCGCATCAAATGGTTCCTCAACGCAAGAATGCCTTGCTAGTCCACCTTAGATGACGTCGCCTTTTCGTGAATTCAAGCGCTAACCTCTGATTTTTTCGGCCAGATCTCGGCGTGAGCCAATGAAACCAGGGCTTCGCGTACTTGTGTCGGCGTGTTGCAGGGTTCGGCAAACGATAACCAATGCAGGGATTGCCCGATGCGCAGGTGCATGCCTTCGCTGTCGATACCGGCCAGTTGCGCAGGCTCGCTTGTGGGCAAACCGGCGAGGTCGACGTAATGGGCGATGGCCTTGGCGTGATCGCTGTTCATGTGCTCGATCATGCTGCGCTCAACCTTGCCCGCGAACGGATTGGCCAAGGTCAGTTGGTCGACCCAGTGGATCGCGCCAAAGCCACCGATATAACGGTGGCGCACCGGGTTGAGTACCCAGAAGTCGAAGTCGTGGGCCTTGTGGTAGTTGGCCGACTCGGGGAAGTAGCGGTAGTAGCGCTCGGCAGCGGCTTCGATGGCAGCCGGGTCGTCGAGTTTTTCGGCTTGCGCCAGGTAGGTCAGGCGCCCGACGGCCTGCACATCGTCAGCTTCGCGCTCACCGACCAGCAACGAACACTTGGGGTCCTTCTGCAGGTTGTGGGTGTGCTGGGCGATGCGGCTGATCAGGATCAGCGGGCGGCCCTGCTCGTCGAGGCAGTACGGCACGACCGAACCGAAGGGAAAACCGGGCATGGCTTTGGACAGTGTGGCCAAGGCCCCACGGTATTCTTTGAGCAACAGCTCTCGGGCGTTCCTGGCAACGTGCGCGCTCAATGTATGACTCCTGGTTGTTTCGCCGCCCATGGCATATGGGAATGGATCTCAACACAAGGTAATCAATATCCGCGCAGGTTGCCAGAGCGCTCGACGCCGCTTTACCAGGCCACGCCAAACCCTGCGGTGTAACGGGTCTTGCTCAGGCTGCTGTCGGAGTCGCCGCTGATGACGTCGCGCTCCGCCTTGAGGTTGAGCGATGCCCATTCGGTGACCTTGTAGCGCAGGCCCATCTCGGCATCCAGCGCATACTCGGCCGGGCCGTCCAGCGGCTTGCCCAGTTCGCCGTTGGTAAAGAATTCAACGGTCTTGCCCACCAGGTAGCGGTTGTAGTTCCACTTCATGGCCAGGGAATAGAAGTTGTCCTTGCCGCCATCGGCGTATTCGTAATCGGTGCGGTTGACCAGCGAGCCGAGGGAGAACGCGCCCAGTTCATCGTCCCAGAACTGATAGCCGGGACCAGTACCGACAGTGCGCTGGCGCGCCAGGTCTTCGACCTTGTCGCGCTTGTAGGTCAGGCGGCCCTGCCAGAACCAGTGCT
Above is a genomic segment from Pseudomonas sp. R5-89-07 containing:
- the groL gene encoding chaperonin GroEL (60 kDa chaperone family; promotes refolding of misfolded polypeptides especially under stressful conditions; forms two stacked rings of heptamers to form a barrel-shaped 14mer; ends can be capped by GroES; misfolded proteins enter the barrel where they are refolded when GroES binds), yielding MAAKEVKFGDSARKKMLTGVNVLADAVKATLGPKGRNVIIEKSFGAPTITKDGVSVAKEIELEDRFENMGAQLVKDVASRANDDAGDGTTTATVLAQAIVNEGYKAVAAGMNPMDLKRGIDKATIAIVAELKNLSKPCADTKAIAQVGTISANSDSSIGDIIAEAMEKVGKEGVITVEEGSGLENELSVVEGMQFDRGYLSPYFVNKPDTMVAELDSPLILLVDKKISNIREMLPVLEAVAKAGRPLLIVSEDVEGEALATLVVNNMRGIVKVAAVKAPGFGDRRKAMLQDIAVLTGGTVISEEIGLSLESATLENLGSAKRVTISKENTIIVDGAGVEGDIESRIAQIRAQVAETSSDYDREKLQERLAKLSGGVAVIKVGAGSEVEMKEKKARVEDALHATRAAVEEGVVPGGGVALIRALEALTNLTGDNADQNVGIAVLRRAVEAPLRQIAANSGDEPSVVVNEVKNGKGNYGYNAATGVYGDMIEMGILDPTKVTRSALQAAASIGGLILTTEAAIADKPKAEGAGGGGMPDMGGMGGMGGMM
- the groES gene encoding co-chaperone GroES — encoded protein: MSKLRPLHDRVVIRRSEEEKKTAGGIVLPGSAAEKANHGVIIAAGPGKALENGEVRALAVKVGDKVVFGPYSGSNTVKIDGEDLLVMAENEILAVLED
- a CDS encoding FxsA family protein, which codes for MRPFLLLFLLFPVLELFVFVQVSGAIGFFPALLLIILGSMLGVLVLRVAGLATALRARESLNRGELPAQTMLEGLMMALAGGLLILPGFISDVVGLVMLLPVIRKLLAGKMRQRAEEAAMRQRAFADDLQPRGGPAPRQPLGREGDVIEGEFEHRDSK
- a CDS encoding HugZ family protein, whose product is MSAHVARNARELLLKEYRGALATLSKAMPGFPFGSVVPYCLDEQGRPLILISRIAQHTHNLQKDPKCSLLVGEREADDVQAVGRLTYLAQAEKLDDPAAIEAAAERYYRYFPESANYHKAHDFDFWVLNPVRHRYIGGFGAIHWVDQLTLANPFAGKVERSMIEHMNSDHAKAIAHYVDLAGLPTSEPAQLAGIDSEGMHLRIGQSLHWLSFAEPCNTPTQVREALVSLAHAEIWPKKSEVSA